ATAATGCTAATTATTGCGAACAAGAAGCTTTATGTCTATGAAGATCCACGCATAGAAATTGTGGAAGATATGTTGCCTCATGCAAATTGTGGTGCATGTGGCTATCCAGGTTGCCGCCCCTTTGCGGAAGCATTAGTACATCAAAAAACCTTACCAGGAAAGTGTACTGTTAGTACAGATGAAGGAAGGGAATCTATAGCTCAATTTCTAGGAGTTGTATTAGGTGCTGAAGAAAAGCAAGTCGCTCGTCTCGCTTGTGCTGGAGGAACGAATGTAGCTATCAATAGAGCCCAATATATTGGAATTCAAAGTTGTCAGGCGGCCACTTTGATTTCTGGTGGTGGTAAAGGCTGTTTTTGGGGATGTTTAGGACATGGTGACTGTGAAGTTGTTTGTGATTTTGATGCCATAATTATGGACGAACATAGACTTCCTGTCGTAGATGTAGATAAATGTACTGCCTGCGGTGATTGTGTAGAA
The window above is part of the Polaribacter sp. SA4-12 genome. Proteins encoded here:
- a CDS encoding RnfABCDGE type electron transport complex subunit B — protein: MSIIVAIAALGGLTLVLSIMLIIANKKLYVYEDPRIEIVEDMLPHANCGACGYPGCRPFAEALVHQKTLPGKCTVSTDEGRESIAQFLGVVLGAEEKQVARLACAGGTNVAINRAQYIGIQSCQAATLISGGGKGCFWGCLGHGDCEVVCDFDAIIMDEHRLPVVDVDKCTACGDCVEACPKDLFSLQPISNKLWVACKNLDHGNAVLEDCEVACTACGKCDMDAPDDLITMKNNLPVINYAENHNTQIPIQRCPTGAIVWLNDKGAAIKGKESRKIIRKGKRSMGNS